The genomic stretch AGTGAGTATTTTGGCAATGGAAGGCCAGATATGCAGTTGCTCCACAAAGAGTTTGATAAATATGTAATTGAGCGAAAGACAGACCACTACCAGGAGCGCATATCGGTACAGCTGAACCCGGCCTCTGAGAGTGGAGCCGGTAAAAACTATAAACCGGTTGAGCAGGAATCCCGTAGGAAAGCTGATCAGGAAAGAAATAAGGAAGGCCCCGATATGCGGGCTGATGGAAAAACCAGGCAGGTGAATGACCTGTTTCTGTAATATATAGTTGTAACTGACAATATAAAGGAGGATATCCAGTACCGTATTTCCGCCACCACAGGCCGCATAGCGAAAGGTTTGCAGGGGCATAAACCTCCGGAAAGGGATATAGCAGGTGTCCAGTATAGCGATGATCCAGTCTTTGAACATACTCCGAAATGCGGCTTTGACGGGGCAAATTTACAGGATTCAGGGGAAGTGACCCGCTGAAATTGTGGTTTGTATGTTATTTTTGCCGCCTTAATAAATAGTATATGGGTGTTGTATCCGTCATTCAGTCGGCCGTTAGCGAACAGATCAGGCAGTTATACCAGGTTGAGATAGCCCCGGAGGCCATTCTCGTGAATGCCACCAAACCGGAATTTACCGGCGATTATACCGTTGTCCTCTTTGCCATGGTCAAGAGCCTGAAAAAATCGCCCGAAGCGCTGGGCCAGGAACTGGGCCAGCAGCTGGTGAACGCCCACCCGCAGTTATTTGCCGGATTCAACGTGATCAAGGGCTTCCTGAACCTGAGCATTGCGGAAGGGTTCTGGCTGGCATTCCTGGAAACACAGTATACCATCCCAACCTACGGCCGCCAGCCGCTGAACGGCAAAAAAGTGATGGTGGAATACTCTTCCCCCAATACCAATAAGCCCTTGCACCTGGGTCACCTCCGCAACAATTTCCTGGGCTGGAGCGTGGCGGAGATCTATAAAGCCAATGGCTATGAAGTGATCAAGACCTGTATTGTCAACGACCGTGGGGTGCATATCTGCAAGTCCATGCTGGCCTGGAAGAAATTTGGCAATGGCGCCACCCCGGAAAGCAGCGGCCTTAAAGGGGATCACCTGGTAGGTGATTTTTATGTCCGCTTTGAAAATGAGCTGAAGGCCCAGACCGCACCCGTCCTGGAAAAGATCCTGGCCGGCGATACCAGTATGGTGGCCGGGGAAGACGGGCAGAAAGCCAGCCTCCTGGTAGCCAAACTCCCAACCCTCACTGACGCAGAAAAAATAAAAGAGATCAATGACGAACTCAGGGAAATAGCCCGCAACAGCACGCCCATCATGGCCGAAGTGCGGGAGATGCTGATCCAGTGGGAAGAAGGGAATAAAGATGTGATGGACCTCTGGGGAACAATGAATGGCTGGGTATACCGCGGCTTTGCCGAAACCTACCAGCGCATCGGCAGCGATTTTGATAAAACCTACTACGAAAGCAATACCTACCTGCTGGGCAAGGACCTGGTGGGACAGGGCCTGCAGAAAGGCGTGTTCTTCCAGAAAGAAGATGGCAGTGTGTGGATCGACCTGACAGCCGACGGGCTGGACCAGAAAATTGTGCGCAGGCGCGATGGCACTTCCGTATACATTACCCAGGACATTGGCCTGGCAGTACAGAAATATGAAGAGTATCATTGCGACCAGAGCATCTATGTGGTGGGCGATGAACAGAACTACCATTTCAAAGTGCTGAAGCTGATTGCCCAGAAGCTGGGACTGCCTTCTGCGGATGGTATCTATCACCTCAGCTATGGTATGGTGGAACTGCCTACCGGCAAGATGAAGAGCCGCGAAGGCACTGTGGTGGATGCGGACGACCTGGTAGAAGGCATGGTACAGATTGCCAGGGAGAAAACTGAAGAGCTGGGCAAGGT from Candidatus Pseudobacter hemicellulosilyticus encodes the following:
- the argS gene encoding arginine--tRNA ligase, encoding MGVVSVIQSAVSEQIRQLYQVEIAPEAILVNATKPEFTGDYTVVLFAMVKSLKKSPEALGQELGQQLVNAHPQLFAGFNVIKGFLNLSIAEGFWLAFLETQYTIPTYGRQPLNGKKVMVEYSSPNTNKPLHLGHLRNNFLGWSVAEIYKANGYEVIKTCIVNDRGVHICKSMLAWKKFGNGATPESSGLKGDHLVGDFYVRFENELKAQTAPVLEKILAGDTSMVAGEDGQKASLLVAKLPTLTDAEKIKEINDELREIARNSTPIMAEVREMLIQWEEGNKDVMDLWGTMNGWVYRGFAETYQRIGSDFDKTYYESNTYLLGKDLVGQGLQKGVFFQKEDGSVWIDLTADGLDQKIVRRRDGTSVYITQDIGLAVQKYEEYHCDQSIYVVGDEQNYHFKVLKLIAQKLGLPSADGIYHLSYGMVELPTGKMKSREGTVVDADDLVEGMVQIAREKTEELGKVKDFDEEGLKDLYDTLGLGALKFFLLRVDPKKRMVFNPEESIDFHGFTGPFIQYTHARIKSILRREPVNTTEPLPAGMTLFPLEKEVITLAEQYPTILAQAGAEHNPSVIASFLFKLAQTFNSFYSEHSVMNAESPEKKQLRLRLVQLTANILASGMALLGIRVPERM
- a CDS encoding GtrA family protein, with translation MFKDWIIAILDTCYIPFRRFMPLQTFRYAACGGGNTVLDILLYIVSYNYILQKQVIHLPGFSISPHIGAFLISFLISFPTGFLLNRFIVFTGSTLRGRVQLYRYALLVVVCLSLNYIFIKLFVEQLHIWPSIAKILTTVIVVSFSYLTQKHFTFKVESSGEVK